Proteins found in one Drosophila innubila isolate TH190305 chromosome X, UK_Dinn_1.0, whole genome shotgun sequence genomic segment:
- the LOC117788825 gene encoding uncharacterized protein LOC117788825, with translation MMDKFKDIGPQRMNPMSSSSVRSPTPRDRRAVVEMYEGTQMMPDEAMLPMPPHNIVQSPNELLQGTRQQMMSRFQNFLRLLKRRV, from the exons ATG ATGGACAAGTTTAAGGATATTGGACCACAGCGCATGAATCCAATGAGCTCAAGCTCGGTGCGTTCACCGACTCCACGTGACCGTCGGGCAGTCGTCGAGATGTACGAAGGCACACAGATGATGCCGGATGAGGCCATGTTGCCAATGCCGCCGCACAACATTGTCCAGAGTCCCAACGAATTGTTGCAAGGCACTCGCCAGCAAATGATGAGCCGCTTCCAGAATTTCTTGCGTCTTTTGAAGCGTCGAGTTTaa